AATACTTTCCGCCCAATGAGGCATATCTTGTACCGGCTAAATTAATTCCGGAAACAAATCCCGACACTTTTCTCCTGATGACTTCAACCGGTACAGACTATCAGGTCACCCGTGCGGGTAAACTAGCATTTACGCTGCAAGGGCAGGCATTGGAGCTGACGGCCTTTCTGTATCTGGAGCCGGGGCGAAGTGAATATTTTATCCCTTTCCGCGACCTGACTTCCAATGTCTCAACCTATGGTGGGGGGCGGTATATGGATATTCCGGCAGTAGAGCCGTTGATGATCGATTTTAATAAGGCCTATAATCCGTACTGTGCGTACAATGAGTCGTTTGTATGCCCGTTGCCGCCCAAAGAAAACAAGCTGAATGTGGAAATTCTGGCTGGAGAGCTGAATAGGTAATTTTTCAGTCAGCCTCGCAGATTTTCTGATTTCTAAATAAAGGGCGCAAACCAAATTGTCGCGGAGAT
The Bacteroidia bacterium DNA segment above includes these coding regions:
- a CDS encoding DUF1684 domain-containing protein, with the translated sequence MSIIEKINSRKVSTWIFIAVGAIFIAILIFSDLAGNPSSYVLKITQEREQKNLQFKNDPESPIKKEDKVNFSGLKYFPPNEAYLVPAKLIPETNPDTFLLMTSTGTDYQVTRAGKLAFTLQGQALELTAFLYLEPGRSEYFIPFRDLTSNVSTYGGGRYMDIPAVEPLMIDFNKAYNPYCAYNESFVCPLPPKENKLNVEILAGELNR